A section of the Mycolicibacterium anyangense genome encodes:
- a CDS encoding B-4DMT family transporter gives MRSWLLRGLVFAAGMVVLRLVQGTLINQFPTRAGVISIVLVVLFAIAALIWGLLDGRADANANPDPDRRRDLAMTWLLAGLFAGVVSGFLAWVISLFYKAIYVEGLVGEVTTFAAFTALVVFIPAIAAVAIGRWRVDRTRPPQTRKRVTDGADTDVFDAVRDDDRTAPVAVGSPAGDSVDYPEDHGKA, from the coding sequence ATGAGAAGTTGGTTGTTGCGCGGACTGGTGTTTGCCGCCGGGATGGTGGTGCTCCGCCTGGTGCAGGGGACGCTGATCAACCAGTTCCCCACCAGGGCCGGAGTGATCAGCATCGTGCTCGTCGTGCTGTTCGCCATCGCCGCGTTGATCTGGGGCCTGCTCGACGGCCGCGCCGACGCGAACGCCAACCCCGATCCGGACCGCCGCCGCGATCTGGCCATGACCTGGCTGCTGGCCGGCTTGTTCGCCGGAGTGGTCAGCGGCTTCCTCGCCTGGGTCATCTCGCTGTTCTACAAGGCGATCTACGTCGAGGGTCTGGTCGGTGAGGTGACCACCTTCGCCGCCTTCACCGCGCTCGTGGTGTTCATCCCGGCGATCGCTGCGGTCGCCATCGGCCGGTGGCGGGTCGACCGCACCCGGCCGCCCCAGACCCGCAAGCGGGTCACCGACGGCGCCGACACCGACGTCTTCGACGCGGTGCGCGACGACGACCGCACCGCCCCGGTCGCGGTCGGGTCACCTGCCGGCGACTCGGTCGACTACCCCGAGGATCACGGCAAAGCCTGA
- the efp gene encoding elongation factor P, with the protein MATTADFKNGLVLNIEGQLWQIIEFQHVKPGKGPAFVRTKLKNILSGKVVDKTYNAGVKVETATVDRRDATYLYRDGADFVFMDSEDYEQHPLPEALVGRAAGFLLEGMPVQIAFNEGAPLYLELPVTVELVVSHTEPGLQGDRSSAGTKPATLETGAEIQVPLFINTGDKLKVDSRDGSYLGRVNA; encoded by the coding sequence GTGGCAACAACTGCCGACTTCAAGAACGGCCTCGTGCTGAACATCGAGGGCCAGCTGTGGCAGATCATCGAGTTCCAGCACGTCAAACCCGGCAAGGGCCCAGCCTTCGTGCGGACCAAGCTCAAGAACATCCTGTCCGGCAAGGTTGTCGACAAGACCTACAACGCCGGGGTCAAGGTGGAGACCGCGACGGTCGACCGCCGCGATGCCACCTACCTCTACCGCGATGGTGCCGACTTCGTCTTCATGGACTCCGAGGACTACGAGCAGCATCCGCTGCCGGAGGCGCTGGTGGGTCGTGCCGCGGGCTTCCTGCTCGAGGGGATGCCGGTGCAGATCGCCTTCAACGAGGGCGCCCCGCTGTACCTGGAGTTGCCGGTCACCGTCGAGCTCGTGGTCAGCCACACCGAGCCCGGCCTGCAGGGTGACCGGTCGAGCGCGGGCACCAAGCCCGCCACGCTGGAGACCGGCGCCGAGATTCAGGTCCCGCTGTTCATCAACACCGGCGACAAGCTCAAGGTCGACTCCCGCGACGGAAGCTATCTGGGCCGCGTGAACGCCTAG
- a CDS encoding M24 family metallopeptidase, producing the protein MTHSQRRERLAARLAADGLDAMLVSDLVNVRYLSGFTGSNAALLVFSGDTPAVLATDSRYRTQAARQAPDLETAIERACGRHLLGRAVTDGARRIGFESHVVTVDGFDVLAGELGEHCAGAELVRASGRVEALREVKDAGELALLRLACEAADAALADLVQRGGLRPGRTEKEVGRELEALMLEHGADGPSFETIVAAGANSAIPHHRPTDAVLATGDFVKIDFGALVGGYHSDMTRTFVLGTIADWQRDIYALVSDAQRAGREALEVGATLSDVDRAARQIIAAAGYGEHFGHGLGHGVGLQIHEAPGINSAAAGTLLAGSVVTVEPGVYLPDRGGVRIEDTLVVLGDRAPEPLGRRAETTELITRFPKELTVLT; encoded by the coding sequence GTGACACATTCCCAACGCCGAGAACGGTTGGCTGCCCGGCTGGCCGCCGATGGACTGGATGCGATGCTGGTCAGTGACCTGGTCAACGTCCGATATCTGTCGGGATTCACCGGGTCCAACGCGGCGTTGCTGGTGTTCTCCGGCGACACGCCGGCGGTGCTGGCCACCGACTCGCGCTACCGCACCCAGGCGGCCCGCCAGGCGCCGGATCTCGAGACCGCGATCGAGCGGGCCTGCGGACGGCATCTGCTCGGGCGTGCGGTGACCGACGGGGCCCGCCGGATCGGTTTCGAGAGCCACGTCGTGACCGTCGACGGATTCGACGTGCTGGCCGGCGAGCTCGGTGAACACTGCGCCGGCGCCGAACTGGTGCGCGCATCCGGCCGCGTCGAGGCACTGCGCGAGGTGAAGGACGCCGGTGAGCTCGCGCTGCTGCGGCTGGCCTGCGAGGCGGCCGACGCGGCGCTGGCCGACCTGGTGCAGCGCGGCGGACTGCGGCCCGGGCGCACCGAGAAGGAGGTGGGCCGCGAGCTGGAGGCGCTGATGCTCGAACACGGCGCCGACGGACCGTCCTTCGAGACCATCGTGGCCGCCGGGGCGAACTCGGCGATCCCGCACCACCGGCCCACCGACGCGGTGCTGGCGACCGGTGACTTCGTCAAGATCGACTTCGGTGCCCTGGTCGGCGGCTACCACTCCGACATGACCCGCACCTTCGTGCTCGGCACCATCGCCGACTGGCAGCGGGATATCTACGCACTGGTGTCCGATGCGCAGCGGGCCGGTCGGGAGGCCCTCGAGGTGGGGGCCACCCTGTCCGATGTGGACCGCGCGGCGCGCCAGATCATCGCCGCCGCCGGCTATGGCGAGCACTTCGGTCACGGGCTTGGGCACGGCGTCGGACTGCAGATCCACGAAGCGCCGGGAATCAACTCCGCGGCCGCCGGTACACTGCTTGCTGGCTCCGTGGTGACCGTGGAACCAGGCGTCTATCTGCCCGACCGTGGTGGTGTCCGCATCGAGGACACCCTGGTGGTCCTCGGGGACCGGGCACCGGAGCCGCTTGGGCGGCGAGCCGAGACGACCGAGCTGATCACCCGGTTCCCCAAGGAACTGACCGTCTTGACCTAG
- a CDS encoding BtpA/SgcQ family protein, translating to MADWVHEVFSVKKPVIAMLHLSALPGDPGYDTRAGISAVVDRAKEELDALQQGGVDGIMISNEFSLPYLTKTEPITAITMARIIGELLGDISIPYGVNVLWDGRASIDLAVATGAQYVREIFTGVYASDFGLWDTNVGEVARHRARVGGAGVRLFFNIVPESATYLAHRDLESITRTTVFATLPDAICVSGLTAGAPTDLEALAIVKRSAGSVPVFVNTGVRAENVADQLALADGAIVGTYFKEDGIFENRARRERVEELMANAKAAR from the coding sequence ATGGCTGATTGGGTGCACGAGGTCTTCTCGGTGAAGAAGCCCGTCATCGCGATGCTTCACCTGTCCGCGTTGCCCGGCGACCCCGGTTACGACACCCGGGCCGGCATCAGCGCGGTGGTCGACCGGGCCAAGGAGGAACTCGACGCACTCCAGCAGGGCGGCGTCGACGGCATCATGATCTCCAACGAGTTCAGCCTGCCCTACCTGACCAAGACCGAACCCATCACCGCGATCACGATGGCCCGCATCATTGGCGAACTGCTCGGCGACATCTCCATCCCCTACGGCGTCAACGTCCTGTGGGACGGCCGCGCCTCGATCGACCTCGCCGTCGCCACCGGCGCGCAGTACGTCCGGGAGATCTTCACCGGCGTCTACGCCAGCGATTTCGGGTTGTGGGACACCAACGTCGGCGAGGTCGCCCGGCACCGTGCGCGGGTCGGCGGCGCAGGGGTCCGGCTGTTCTTCAACATCGTGCCCGAGTCGGCTACCTACCTCGCCCACCGCGATCTGGAATCAATAACCCGCACAACGGTTTTCGCCACGCTGCCGGACGCCATCTGCGTCTCCGGGCTCACCGCGGGCGCACCGACGGATCTGGAGGCGCTCGCCATCGTCAAGCGCTCGGCCGGATCGGTGCCGGTGTTCGTCAACACCGGCGTCCGGGCCGAGAACGTCGCCGATCAGCTCGCGCTGGCCGACGGCGCGATCGTCGGCACGTACTTCAAGGAAGACGGCATCTTCGAAAACCGCGCCCGCCGCGAGCGGGTCGAGGAATTGATGGCCAACGCCAAAGCCGCCCGCTGA
- the nusB gene encoding transcription antitermination factor NusB, translating into MADRKADKGRHQARKRAVDLLFEAEARGLTAAEVADARIALAESNPDVSALNPYTVTVARGVTEHAEHVDELITSHLQGWTLERLPAVDRAILRVAVWELLHAEDVPEPVAVDEAVELAKELSTDDSPGFVNGVLGQVMLVTPQIRAAAAALRGSAPEA; encoded by the coding sequence ATGGCGGACCGCAAGGCCGACAAGGGTCGGCACCAGGCGCGCAAGCGTGCCGTGGATCTGCTGTTCGAAGCCGAGGCGCGGGGACTGACCGCCGCCGAGGTGGCCGACGCGCGGATCGCGCTGGCCGAGTCGAATCCCGATGTGTCCGCGCTCAACCCCTACACGGTGACGGTCGCGCGCGGTGTCACCGAGCATGCCGAGCATGTCGATGAGCTGATCACCTCACACCTGCAGGGCTGGACGCTGGAGCGGCTTCCCGCCGTCGACCGCGCGATCCTGCGGGTGGCGGTGTGGGAGTTGCTGCACGCCGAGGATGTGCCCGAGCCGGTGGCCGTCGACGAGGCGGTCGAACTGGCCAAGGAGTTGTCCACCGACGACTCGCCGGGCTTCGTCAACGGCGTGCTGGGCCAGGTGATGCTGGTGACCCCGCAGATCCGGGCGGCCGCCGCGGCCCTCCGGGGCAGCGCCCCGGAGGCCTAG